In the Hevea brasiliensis isolate MT/VB/25A 57/8 chromosome 8, ASM3005281v1, whole genome shotgun sequence genome, tcttttctgattaaatctatttgtcctggccagaaacttgaaacatcaagaacaattaaatgaacataggattttatctctatttacttagaggaacagattccatcttgatcaacacctacctccatatataactagtaggagccaacacatgcctatatacccatacacagtacaagtatgaaagcagtatcaaactcaaactacctatatacaagataactgtgctatctcaggtctaaagattatatgcactgatatgatctatgacaaaacattgacaagagtaaactctatgtgtttgtcataagtgtcactggttcggcctacttatcatttataagtgcctatcatgtttgtcatatggcatgagactcaccattccatcttatttatatctcatataaataacttgggaacaaacatgaatacaatctttctggataagtcacgtccttattatgaagtatcatcgattgtgaacctatttatgatacttggtactagaaatactgtcactcagattcttaataacttaagaatagaatttctaacaaaatatcaatggactttttctattacacataaatatcttatgtaaacggaaaagtgaaaatgccttttattaataaaaacatgtacaatatacatactaaatgatatgctctagggcatactactaacatttcaaTCAATCTGCAGCTTtgaagaccaagttatggcatttttactaaaactggtcaagcataccaaaggaacagtattttggacaatttatgggttggcagttttagtgacccagcttatgctaacaatttgacttagttaaaggcaaaactgggtcaagtggtcttcatgaaaagtgttgccctatgtctaagctttccattgatgtaaaatttaggtcatttggaccagtatagagagagttatgaccaaatgaacacgttttgttcatttagtcattttctgggtttcagtgtttggtcatccagttttgggcagagaattggtcatgattttaacAAAATTTGAGCAGGGTTCCTTCTTAAAATATGAAAGTTTGGATGTCCtaaaacacctccaattggcctcataccaattggggcaacaCAAAGGGAGATATGATAATAAAAATCTACTGGATTCAAcaacaacacaacctgcagaaaattcacactcccaatttcaatctcctccttcttccaaactccaaataagcatatatggcacttctataagcatcaatctcaactcaattaggtcaaattcatgcatttacacaaggttctcaatcatttacacaaaccctactttccaaagtttcaaatttatacAAAACCTACACAACCAACTCCCAACATtccaactcatcacacattctcatggaaccattttttcattacttaaaagtaacaaacttcaagttccatggctgcccaaaaatcaaGGATTCcttctttcaaattttcttttcattttcatgatatttatacttggctaaacatgcttttcatgtttaataaagagaagaagagggattagtgcactaaccttacttgagcttcccaaacttCAGTTTTCTTGCTTCCtatgggtgtctatagcttccttagggtgtggggagtattttttgtgaagggtgctacaggttttgatgggtagaagcttgggaaatcaagcttgaaagcttgaataTCAATGGAGGAAATGGGAGACAATGGGGGACGGCAAAGAGAGAGGGAAGAGATGGAGAATATGACTTTAGTGAGTTTTGTCTCTTatgttttatatttatatatttatatgtgtacttaatttgttttaaattttcataagcttttcttttcttttcttttcctttcttttcttttcctttcttttcttttcttcttctttcttttctaattcaatttataaagttttaattcatactaattattttaattctctaaatttttaatttgacatttaggtcaaaattcacctttgggggtgaaatgaccaaaatgcccttagtagtgcatattgggttatttttattatttttgtaccaatttataaattctctaaattttaatttatttttctctatattttttctatatttttttaacatttatttcttcaatttatgcctactAACTATAGTCTagatgtagttctagacattttgacTATCCGAATAgatattagtcgtcggaacagtaaaatgtactatCTATGGTGAGGCGTTATACCTACTTCTCAAACTGTAAATCTCAACCAAAGGTGGAATCTCATAGAAGTTAAAATCACTATCTTGCAAATACACTACCCTCACCAACTTAAAATCATCAGTAGTGGAATCAAAACCAAACCCAACTGAGTGTATATAGGGTCCATGTGAGGTAAACGTAACATTAGGACCAGGAATGGCAATAACCTTTCTAACACTAGGGTTCCATAAAGCAGCCCTACCAATGTATTTGCCATAAACATCATCGGATAGACAAAAGACCCCATTACAAGTACTCACTATATTAGAAAAACGCTTTAATCCGATGGACATTTTTCATTCTATCCTTTTGCTGCGTCTACTCTGTTCCATTGAACCATGGATCTACTGGCTTTGAAAAAATACTGGGCCTCTGATAAGAGGTTGCTGGGAAGTCGCAAGCCCATCCTGTTTACAAATTGGACATTTGAGTCTTATCTTTTTAATTTGATtctattttcaaatttcttttgctgattttaaaaatataacggAATTTAGTTCTTTACCGTTAtgaaaagaaattgaataaaaaaaataaagagaaaagaaatgaaagtaaATCTAATCTCTcccataaattattaaaatatgatagaaacaattttttttgaaaaaaaaaataattatactcTCATTTATGTTTAaagatatttaataaatataatataagtaATACATTTATTCtcctatttttcttttttttactctATTTAGAAGAAAATACTTTAGGTCAATTAAGaggatttgagaaatgaaaattttcttttattctgtttatttctcctcttttctcttctatttttattttaatatctaAATCAAAGATCAACATGGGAGgaattaaatttcttttcttttacctTCCATTCATATTCATCAATTCAAACAAAGGGTTAGAGTTCAAATTACATATATTAAGAAACAAGcataaaatagagaaaaaaataataataaaacatctaatttcattgattaaaatctcaGTATCTAGTCCAAAACACCATGCCAATGTACATTCTAACATTCAAAAATCAAATGGGAAGACCTAATCATATGAAAATATGCACATGACATGTTGTAATAGGGTCTAGCTGATCAAGATTCAAGACTCAGAGCTATGTTTTAAAAGTTGATATTAAATCTAATGCTAGAACTAAATTTGCAATCACAAAAACTCGATAAATGCTCCATTAAGCTTATGTACGATAGAGCTACAACCACTACTAGTTCTGGTCCACACTAGCACATGAAGACCACTGATTTGAACATCCAGTTGCTGGAATTTGATACAATGTGTGCAGGAGAATCATGCTCCCCAAGACACCATTTTTTTCATTCTGTAGAAATTGACTCTCCCTGTGCTTCTTCCTTTGATTCTTCATTTGCTTTATCAATTACTATTCCGTGAATTAGAACTAGGTGCAACCTCCTCGAAGATTTCATTTGCTTTGTTCAATATCATAGGACTGTTGGCATGCTTCTTCCCTTCACTGATCTTCTGCAAGTCCTTGTCTACGCCATCAGGAGAAGAAGAAGGCTCCTTTGAAACTCCATTTGTGCCATCATCCTCAAAAGCTTCCTCCTCTGCAAATTCATTTGCTTCATCGAGTAAAACAAGACTCTCCACTAAAGTGTCCAAATAAAAGGAGCGTGTATTGCCCAAAATTTCTGTAGCCGAGATTTCTTCTGTCTTTGGATCATAGAAAACTAGCTCTCCATCCACTTTTGCCAGTAGAACCTTACCATTTTGCCTAAATGCTACTAACCTTCGTATCCATTccaaatgtgaaatattgaaaagTTTCGTCCAAGATcctggaacaccatattttttCATCATCCAAACTGAAAAACACTTTTCCGTAGTAAATTTCATAAAAGGAACCAGCAAAAGTGATGCATCAAACACAGCAATATCCATAAACATATATTTCTTAACCAAACAATCTGGTACCTCCATTTCTCCAAACACCTCTTCTCCCAAAGCAAAGGACACAATCACTTCGCTTAGACCATCCTCCTTAGTGGCAACCCAATGACAGGCTCCATTCAGAAAAGCAGACGTTGAGCCCTCGTGCATGACATATTTCAGATTATTATCAACCTTTCTCCAACCCCTACTTCTCAAACTTTAAATCTCAACCAAAGGCGGAAACTCATTATAGTTAAGAGTACTATCTTTCAAATACACTACTCTCACCAACTTATAATCATCAGTAGTGGAATCAAAACCAAACCCAAGTGAGTGAATAAAGGGTCCTTTTGAGGTATAGTTAACtttaggaaaatgaattttaacaATCTTTCTAACACTAGGGTTCCATAAAGCAGCTCTGTATGTATTAATGCCACCAACATTATCAGATAGACAAAAGACCCCATTACAAGAACCCACTATATTAACAAAACGCTTAACGCCTTTAAATGGGCAATCAAGTTCCTCGACAGGGTTTTCAGGGAAACCCTCATCTGGGTATAGAAAATAACGCTCATTATCTGACTCTGTGTCTAGTTCTGCGGTAGTGCTGTACCTAAAGAAAAGTAGGCCACTGTTTCTTGGAGCGGTTTTCTCGAGATGGTGGGCTATGAAAGAAGGGTTGGTGATTAAAGAGTACCAAGATTTGGAAACGCACCTGCATTTGAGGAGTGATTTCACAGGCAATCTTGACAAAATTTCAGTAAGCAACTTTTGAGAAAGACGATCCgacattttttcttttttctcaagATGTGACATTTTGCTTCTTGTTGCGTCTGCTCTGTTTTACGGAGCTATGGATCTCCTGGCTTTGAAAAAATTACTGAGCCTTAAGGCAGGCGCATTTAGTTTAacgaatggaaataagaaaaatgaaATTTGGCGGGAACAGTTACCGTTGAGCTGGCAATGGGGTTAGGTACTATTTGTATGATAAAAAATAGAAGATCTTTCTttgtatatttttaataattacagAACTGCCgctgttaaaattaaaaatataattgtgaTAGAATAAGGAAGATTATTATTTTGTAATtgtattttagtgaaattaattattaaaattgattatatttttaacttatgagttaaattaaaataattaatttttttggtaaaattttgtaaaaataacttttaaatatttAAGTATGTGATTAAAAAGTATTTGAACGAAGATAatgttgatatttttaaaatttataatagtattttttatttgattaaataataattttaaaataaataaataaattataaacaaTGCATCCTCACTTATGACTTGTaacttattttaagtaattttttttaaatataaatcaaatcaaatgcttctaacttattttaagtaatttttttaagttataaattaaatcaaatgctAATTTATACATAACTTTCTATTTATATGTAGCTTTGACCAacttataagttaaattaaatatcttCTTATTTTtagtcaattaaactatttacacAATATGAGGATTTTTTTCATTAGATAATGAATTTTAATTctaatgaaattattatttaatttttctattttgatGAAAATATTTAGTAAGTTCTTGTATTTTAAAAACTTTagctcttctttttttcttttatctctgctttatttttctccctccatGCTTATTTCTCTTTGTAaccacacttttttttttctcattctatctttatttttcattttttgatAAATGCTACAAGCTTTCTGCTTTCTATGTAAAAAGATTAATAAGTTGTCTTAGATCTCCAAGGAATAAAGGCAATAATACAGAAAAATTATTTCTCAATAGAAAAAGCATTAAAAAAATGTTCAAAGAATTGAATGAAAatacttaaataattaaaaaaaaaacacatgtAAATTTAGGCTTCACACAgcttttcattttcatttataaatatgTTTTTCAAAAGACATagactaattaattagttttactaaaatagagaGATTTTATAGTAATTtgattgatattaaaatttattaatcagTAGAAACTTTAACAAAAATTTCCCAAAGAGACGCATTTATTCATATATGCAAGTATCTATGCATGCAATTATTAGGACCTAAATATGTACGATACTGCTACTTCTGGTCGAAACTAGCACAAGAAGACCATTTGCTTCATTGTGTAGAAATGGACTCTCCCTGTGCTTCTTCCTTTGATTCTCCATTTGCTTCATCAATTACAATCTATGAATTAGAACTAGAAGCAACCTCCTCCAAGATTTCACTTGTGCCATTATCCTCAGAAGCCTCCACTTCTGTAAATTCATCTGTTTCATTGAGTAAAACAAGACTCTCCACAAAAGTATCCAAATAAAAGGAGTGTGCATTGCCCCGAATTTTTGTATCAAAGATTTCTTCTGTCTTTGGATCATAGAAAACTAGCTGTCCAAATAATTTTGCCAATAGAACCTGACCACTTTGCCTAAATGCAACTAACTTTCTTATCCATTTCAAATGTGATTTAAAATCAGGAATATCGAAAAGTCTGGTCCAAGATCCTGGAACACCATATTCTTTCATCATCCAAACTGTAAAACAGCCTTCCCCAGTCAGTTTAAAAGATGCAACCAGCAGAAGTGATCCATCAAAAACTGCAATATCCACAAACTGGTATTTCTTAACCAAACAATCTGGTACCTCCATTTCTCCAAACACCTCTTCTCCCAAGGAAAACGACACAATCGCATCGCATACACCAGGCCCATTAGGTGGCTTAGTGGCAACCCAATGACAAGTTCCATTCAGAAAAGCAGACGTTGAGAAATCAGCGATGACATATTTCAGATCATTATTATCAACCTTTCTCCAAACCCTACTTCTCAAACTGTAAATCTCAACCAAAGGCGGAATCTTATCAAAGTTAAAATTACTATCTGGTAAATACACTATTCTCACAAGCTTATAATCATCAGTGGCGGAATCAAAGCCAAACCCAAGTAAGTGTTTATAGAATCCATGTGAGGTAAACGTAACATTAGGACAAGGAATGTTAACAATCTTTCTAACGCTAGGGTTCCATAAAGCAGCTCCATCAGTGTGTCTGCCATAAACACCATAAGATAGACAAAAGACCCCATTAAAAGAACCCACTATATCAACAAAACGCTTTATGTCTTTCAATGGGCAATCAAGTTCTTCAATAGGGTTTGCAGGGAAAGACTCATCTGGGTATAGCAAATAACGCACATTTTCTTTAAATGGCCAAACAAGTTCTCTGGTGCTGTAACTAAAGAAAAGTAGGCCACTGTTTCTTGCAGCGGTTTTCTTGTGATGGTGGGCTATGAAAGAAGGGTTGCTGATTAAAGAGTACCAAGTCTTGGAAACGCACCTGCATATGAGGATTGATTTCACTGGCAATCTTGACAAAATTTCTTCCAGCAATTCTCGAGTCAGATGATCAGAcatttttctttttgttcttcttGCTTCGTCTGTTCCGTTTTATTGAGCTATGGATCTACTGGCTCTGAAAAAATACTAGGCCTGCTGAGAAGTGGCTTGCCCCATTCAATTTATGGAATTGGCGGGAACAGTTAGGCAGCTATATGTTTCTTTGTATATAAACAATAGAAGATTCTGGAATAGAGGCCGTTACTCTTTCTTTCTACAcataatttttcttcttctagtaatttcaaaatattctttcataatttttctacacaaaatattaaattg is a window encoding:
- the LOC131182467 gene encoding F-box/kelch-repeat protein At3g06240-like is translated as MSDHLTRELLEEILSRLPVKSILICRCVSKTWYSLISNPSFIAHHHKKTAARNSGLLFFSYSTRELVWPFKENVRYLLYPDESFPANPIEELDCPLKDIKRFVDIVGSFNGVFCLSYGVYGRHTDGAALWNPSVRKIVNIPCPNVTFTSHGFYKHLLGFGFDSATDDYKLVRIVYLPDSNFNFDKIPPLVEIYSLRSRVWRKVDNNDLKYVIADFSTSAFLNGTCHWVATKPPNGPGVCDAIVSFSLGEEVFGEMEVPDCLVKKYQFVDIAVFDGSLLLVASFKLTGEGCFTVWMMKEYGVPGSWTRLFDIPDFKSHLKWIRKLVAFRQSGQVLLAKLFGQLVFYDPKTEEIFDTKIRGNAHSFYLDTFVESLVLLNETDEFTEVEASEDNGTSEILEEVASSSNS